From Ignavibacterium sp.:
TCAATGGCGATTATTCACGAATATCTTTACAGAAGCGAAAATCAATCTGCAATTGATCTTTCTCTTTACATCGAATCTCTGGCTGATAATTTATTAGCAGTTTACGCTGATATTAAAAAAGAGTTAATGATTAACTATAAAATGGATAGCGTTTTTACAGATTTTGATTTAGCTATTCCTGTAGGTTTAATTGTAAATGAAATTATTACAAACTCAATTAAGCATGCTTTTATTGAAAGACCCAAAGGCAAAATTGATATTAGTCTTGAGAAGAATAATTCTAAAATCAAATTAACAATTAAAGATGATGGAATCGGCGTTCCGGTGAATCTGGATATTGAGAATAGTAAAAGCCTGGGATTACAATTAATTAAACTATTGGTAAGTCAGTTAAACGGAGATTATAAAATCTATCGTGAAGATGGTACTACAGTGCAAATCGAAATTCCTTTTAAAGAATTAAAACCAGATTGAAATTTGTATTTAAATAATTATAAGGTGTTATGAAAAATTATTCGTTGACAAAATTAAAACCCGTTCATTTTTTTGCATCAGGTGCAGCACTAACTATTTTGCTTTTTGCATTGATATTCGGCTTCCAATCGAACACTAAAAATGACAACGATAAAAATCAGAGTTCATCACAATTCATAATTACTCAACCAGAAATTCCTGATGAGGTTTATTTATTCGGAGAAAAGCTTCCGCTTGAGAATTTTGAAGTATACGAAAGACTTGATCGGGAAATGATTGTAAATGCTTACTGGCACTCGGCAACAATACTTGCACTCAAAAGAGCCAACAGATGGTTTCCTGTAATCGAACCGATTTTGAAAAGGAATAATATTCCTTTAGACTTTAAATATCTCGCCGTTGCAGAAAGTAATCTTGAAAATGTTATATCGCCGGCAGGGGCAACAGGCTTCTGGCAATTTATTAAATCAGCAGCCACACAATACGGACTTGAAGTAAATGATGAAGTTGACGAAAGATATGATGTTGAAAAATCAACGGAAGCTGCTTGCAGATATTTAAAGGATGCATATCAAAAATTCGGAAGCTGGACAATGGCTGCAGCTGCTTATAACGCTGGTATGAATGGAATTGATAAGTGGAGTTCATTACAAAAAACCACGAACTATTATAACCTTGTTCTGGGAATTGAAACATCTCGTTATATTGCAAGAGTCGCTGCAATCAAAATCATAATGGAAAATCCGCAGAAGTATGGTTTTAATCTTTCAGAAAAAGATTTATATCAGCCGCTGAAGTATAAAGAAGTTGTTCTTGATTCTTCTGTTACTGATTTCGCGAATTATGCTGCATCACTCGGAATCAATTATAAAACTTTGAAGCTTTATAATCCCTGGCTTAGAGATACATCACTTAAAAATAAAAACGGGAAAAAGTATGTTATTAAAATTCCCGAAGAAGGCAGTATAAAACTGATTGGAGAAAATTGATTTATCCAAATATCATTTGATAATATCTTTCGATTTGGTCACTGAGAATTTCGATAGAGACATTTCTTGAAACTCTGATTATTTCTTTCCCTTCAAAAAAAATTATTATTGTCGGGACAGCAAAAACAGAAAGCTGTCCGGCAATTTCCTTTGCTTCGTTCAAATCAACATAAACAAATTTTATCTTGGGATATTTTGTTTCAATAAGTTCAATCACTTTGGGTTTAAGAACCTTACAAACATTGCATTGCGGTGTGCTGAGATAAAAACAAACAGCAGGATTCGCTTCAACAGATTCTTTAAAATTGGCAAAACTGATTATTGAATTGTTTTCCATAAAAACAAAAAAGAGGATCGATAAAATCAATCCTCAATTCTTTATTGTTCGTTTTTATTGTTAATTAGTGATGATGATGTCCGTCAGGACCGTGAACATGTCCGTGAGCTAATTCTTCTGGAGTAGCATCACGCACATCAAGAAGTTCAACATCAAACTCGAGATCTTTACCTGCAAGAGGATGATTGAAATCAATTGTTATATCATCACCTTCAACATTTGTAATTGTGAAAGGCATTTTTGTTCCGTCGGGTGCAGAAGCAATGTACTGCATTCCAACTTCCAGCAGAAAATCCTGAGGAAAATTTTCTCTTCCAACAACCTGAACAACTTCTTCATTATATTCACCGTAAGCTTCAGCAGCAGGAATTGAAATATGTTTCTTTCCGCCGATTAGCATTGAATCTACTTCAGCTTCAAGTTTTGGCAGAATCTGTTCCTGACCGCTTATGTATGAAAATGGCTGAGCATTCTCTGTGGTATCGAGAATATTTCCCTGTTCGTCTTTTAATGTAAAGTTGAGTGTTACAACTTTGTTAGCGCCAATTGGCATGGTTTCTCCTATTTATTAAATAATTGCTACATAAGTTTAAACAATAATCAGGCAAAAAGAAATATAGAATTAAAGCTAAATTATCTCTTCTTCGCCAGATTGTATCTGTTGAAAAGATAATATAAAAGAAGAAGTGTAAACAGAATTGTAATGTATTTTTTAGGGAATGATACCGACTTATTTAACTTCAAGGCTGAATTATCACCTGAAAGCACAAATGCTGCCCAGTAATAAGGATTTGCCGAATAATTTTCTTTAAAGAATATTTTCGCTTTTCTGAGCGCCTCAGACTTGTCATAACCTTTGCTTAAGTATTCATAGAAACTTTTCATAAAGAAAGCCGTGTATTTATCATTAACATCCCAAAGAGAAACCACAACACTTTTGGCACCCGCTTCGAAAAATGATTTCTGCATTCCTATCATTCCTTCTGTTGCATCAATTGTTCCCAATCCGCTTTTACAGGAACTTAAAACAACAAGTTCCGAATTGAGTTTTAGCTTTACAATTTCTCCAATCTCGAGATAGCCATCTGAATTTGATTTCTCTTCTTGCGAGAAAATTATAAATGGTTGATTGTTGTGAATAAAAGAATGCGTTGATAAATGAATAAGAGTTTTATCTGATGAATTATTAATAAATTGTTCCTCGGTTGCATTTTCAGAAAGAAGAACAGAAGCATCAGCAAACATTGACTCGATTTGTTCAACTTCTTCTTTTGAATACTTCAATGGAAATAATCTGAGATTTCTCGAACTAAAGCTCTGGTCCTCAATTAAACTGCCGCGATAACTCTGCGCAAAATCACCGCTAGTAATTTGTGGATCGCCAACCAATAATAATTTTTCATTTTCAATTACTGGTTTTTCTTTCTGAAGCAAATAAACAGAAACAGAAGGAGTATATGTAACCGAATATTCTTCAATCAGAAATTTTTTGTTGTCATAATAAAATGGACTGTCATTCAATTTAAAGTCCGTAACAAGAAATTCGATAGGTACAATTGATAACTCTACCGGAAGCGAAAAAATTAATTTACCATCTGAAGGAATAAAATCTTTAACCGGTTCTATTATTGATTTATACAATTCATTAGCAGCTTTTGCATTAAATGAAAATAAATCCTGATTGTAATACGCTTCGTTCAAATTGAATTGATTATCATAAGCAGGACTTATCTCTTTTACAAGATTCAAAATTTCATTTTTCTTACTGGAAAGCTTAACCGGAGTAAAACCATTTTTCTTAATAACAAATGCGAAACAAAATTCGTCATTGAAATAATATGAAACTAAAGTTTCATTATCAGGAATTTTATTCAAATCAGAACCAAGATTAAAATGCTCTGTTTGATTATCGGGATTAAAATTATACTTTGTAAACATCTGTTTCTTAATTGAATTAAAAATACTTTCAAGCGAATCTTTTTCAGCTTGAAGGTAGATTCCGGAATTTATCTTCCAATTTATGTCATAATAATTTCTGACTAAATTTTCATCACTTACAATATTCTGTAACTTCAATTCGTTAAGATTTCTGAAAGTATTTCTGGCTCTGAACTTTTCAATCAAATTAAAAGCATCAGAAAATCTGGATTGACTGAGATATAAATCCGTTAATTTCACATAAGAATCTTTTAATCCTGCAAAGCGATATACATCGATCTGAGAGTTAAGCAAAGTTGATGAAGAAGATTTTTCTATCAGTTCAATAGCTTCCGTATACATTTTTTCCGCTTCTGAAATTTTATTTTCACTTTCGAAATAAAGTGCCTGATAATATTTTGATTCAATCGAAGTGTTAAAATCATTCACCGAAAGAGCTGTTTTATCAGCTTTGACCAGGTAGTTTTTTGCGGTTGAGAAATTTTTCTGATGAATTTTTGAAATTCCAAGATAAAGATTCTGCAATGCAAGAAGCTGGGTAAAATTATTATCGGCAGAGGTTTTCATTACTTTATTCAGAATAACTTCTGCATCGCGAAATTTTTTTTGCCTGATATAATTATCAGCAAGATAAGTCAGAATTAAAGATTTGTAATAGACATCGGAAACACTTTCAGCAATTGAAAGAGCATTTTTGAACTGTTGTTCAGCGATTGCGAAACTATCAAGGTCTGTTAATGCAAGTGCTTTTTTGAAAAGTAAATCTTCAACCAGATAAGGATCATCATCTTCTGCAATTTCATCTTCAACTTTTCTAAAAACCGAAAGAGCTTTGTTGGGTTTGTTGAGATTATAATAAAGTGTTCCGATACTGATTTCGGAAAGAGCTTTCTGATCTACATTTTTAATTTTATCAGAGAGTTCCTTCGCTTTGTTATAATATTCAAGGGCTTTTGAATAATCAGAAAGATTCGAATACACATCACCAAGTCCGCGAAAATTTAATATTCGAGACACAGCATTTTCACCAGCTAATTTTAATCCTTCCTCAAAACTTTTTATCGCCGCAGAAAAATTTGCTGTCTGAATGTAAAGCGAACCAATATTAGCGGAAAGATTTGCAAGTCTCTCTGTGTTTTTCAATATGCTGAAAAGTTCAAAACTTCTTTCATAATTTTTTCTCGCCTCAACAATTTCTCCGGAGTATGTGTAAGAAACACCTGTTTCGGAATAAGCAATTGCCTGCAATTCAATATCTTCAATGTCGTTAGCTAATTGAAGTGCCAATTTTAACTTTTCTTGTGCACTTTCAACATTTCCATTGTAATCATCCAATATTGCAAGGTTGATAAGAGCTTTAGCTTCTTCTTTTTGATTTTTATTCTCAACTGCGATATTATATCCTGCTTTGTAAAGTTTACTCGCTTCTTCATTTTTTCCTGAAAGCAGAAACAACGAACCTTTTGAAATTATTAATCTGCAATATTCTGGTTTGTCTTTCGGATAATTGTTCATTAGGGAATCAATTATTACCAAAGCTTTCTGGTAATCTCCGATTGCTCTGTAAGAGTGTGAGAGAAGAAAAAGTGGTTCTATATCATTTATCTCTTTAAGTAATTCAATTGCATCTGAATAATTTCCATTATGATAAGCAAAAAGTGCATTCAAGTATTTTTTATAATTGTTTTCATTTGTGTTCTGTAATTTCTTCTTTATATAATCTGACTTGTTAATGATTTGAGCAAGAAAAACCAATTCATCATAGTATCTGTAATCATCAGGAAGTTCGGTAAGATATTTTTCGAGCAGCTTGAAAGCTTCTTCAAATTTTTGTTTTCTTTTTAAGAGCAGAGCGTTTGCAAAATCTTTTTCAAAAGAATCTTGTAACAGAGAAATTGATTTTTGAATTTCATTCGCATCAATTTTTTGTGATGTTAAAGAGAAGTATAATGTTTGAAAATCTTTTGAGTATAAAATGGAATTTTGGTTAGACTTATTCTCATTCGAACTAAATCCGATTGTAAAAACCAAAAGAATCGGAACCACAACAATCAACGCCAATGAAATCTTTGTAGCGAGCTTCATCATCATAATTAAATTTCTCTTCATCATTAAAATGATTTAAGGAGTTCTTCCGCATTTTTGTAATAACTTCCTTTTTCATCAACAACTATTTGTAAATGCTGCTTTGCAGAATTCCTATCGTTAATCAGTAAGTAAGCTTTCCCGATATAAAAGTGAGCATCGAGTTTTAAATTCTGAAATCTGTCGTTTTGATTCAGCTCAATTGATTTTTCAAAATGGCTTATAGCTTTAAGAACATCTTCTCTCTCAAACGACTTGAACAAACCAAGAAAATCCTTTTCAGCTTTGTTTACATAAGCCAATGCAAGTACAAAGTGAGTATAAAAAACAGATTCCTGATTTGGGTTTTCTTTAAGGTCATCATTAAGAAATTTGATTGCATTATCAAAATCTTTTTTATCAAGTGCATCAAGTCCTCGCTGGAAAAGCTCTGTAGTTCTTCCACGAGTGTTATAAAAATCTCTATCCTGAGCAAAAGGGGTCTTTATGTAATCCGGGGTAGTTAAATCAGAGTAAACGAAAAGTCCAAAATAAATAATCACAACAGCAGCAATAGAAGTTATGGCATACTTAAGTGAGTTAAACTTCTCTCTTAAAATAATTTGTGTAACAGGAGTATATGATTTCTTTGCTTCTGGAGAAATACTTTTA
This genomic window contains:
- a CDS encoding CHAT domain-containing protein, translated to MKRNLIMMMKLATKISLALIVVVPILLVFTIGFSSNENKSNQNSILYSKDFQTLYFSLTSQKIDANEIQKSISLLQDSFEKDFANALLLKRKQKFEEAFKLLEKYLTELPDDYRYYDELVFLAQIINKSDYIKKKLQNTNENNYKKYLNALFAYHNGNYSDAIELLKEINDIEPLFLLSHSYRAIGDYQKALVIIDSLMNNYPKDKPEYCRLIISKGSLFLLSGKNEEASKLYKAGYNIAVENKNQKEEAKALINLAILDDYNGNVESAQEKLKLALQLANDIEDIELQAIAYSETGVSYTYSGEIVEARKNYERSFELFSILKNTERLANLSANIGSLYIQTANFSAAIKSFEEGLKLAGENAVSRILNFRGLGDVYSNLSDYSKALEYYNKAKELSDKIKNVDQKALSEISIGTLYYNLNKPNKALSVFRKVEDEIAEDDDPYLVEDLLFKKALALTDLDSFAIAEQQFKNALSIAESVSDVYYKSLILTYLADNYIRQKKFRDAEVILNKVMKTSADNNFTQLLALQNLYLGISKIHQKNFSTAKNYLVKADKTALSVNDFNTSIESKYYQALYFESENKISEAEKMYTEAIELIEKSSSSTLLNSQIDVYRFAGLKDSYVKLTDLYLSQSRFSDAFNLIEKFRARNTFRNLNELKLQNIVSDENLVRNYYDINWKINSGIYLQAEKDSLESIFNSIKKQMFTKYNFNPDNQTEHFNLGSDLNKIPDNETLVSYYFNDEFCFAFVIKKNGFTPVKLSSKKNEILNLVKEISPAYDNQFNLNEAYYNQDLFSFNAKAANELYKSIIEPVKDFIPSDGKLIFSLPVELSIVPIEFLVTDFKLNDSPFYYDNKKFLIEEYSVTYTPSVSVYLLQKEKPVIENEKLLLVGDPQITSGDFAQSYRGSLIEDQSFSSRNLRLFPLKYSKEEVEQIESMFADASVLLSENATEEQFINNSSDKTLIHLSTHSFIHNNQPFIIFSQEEKSNSDGYLEIGEIVKLKLNSELVVLSSCKSGLGTIDATEGMIGMQKSFFEAGAKSVVVSLWDVNDKYTAFFMKSFYEYLSKGYDKSEALRKAKIFFKENYSANPYYWAAFVLSGDNSALKLNKSVSFPKKYITILFTLLLLYYLFNRYNLAKKR
- a CDS encoding peptidylprolyl isomerase, which encodes MPIGANKVVTLNFTLKDEQGNILDTTENAQPFSYISGQEQILPKLEAEVDSMLIGGKKHISIPAAEAYGEYNEEVVQVVGRENFPQDFLLEVGMQYIASAPDGTKMPFTITNVEGDDITIDFNHPLAGKDLEFDVELLDVRDATPEELAHGHVHGPDGHHHH
- a CDS encoding lytic transglycosylase domain-containing protein, which codes for MKNYSLTKLKPVHFFASGAALTILLFALIFGFQSNTKNDNDKNQSSSQFIITQPEIPDEVYLFGEKLPLENFEVYERLDREMIVNAYWHSATILALKRANRWFPVIEPILKRNNIPLDFKYLAVAESNLENVISPAGATGFWQFIKSAATQYGLEVNDEVDERYDVEKSTEAACRYLKDAYQKFGSWTMAAAAYNAGMNGIDKWSSLQKTTNYYNLVLGIETSRYIARVAAIKIIMENPQKYGFNLSEKDLYQPLKYKEVVLDSSVTDFANYAASLGINYKTLKLYNPWLRDTSLKNKNGKKYVIKIPEEGSIKLIGEN
- a CDS encoding thioredoxin family protein; the protein is MENNSIISFANFKESVEANPAVCFYLSTPQCNVCKVLKPKVIELIETKYPKIKFVYVDLNEAKEIAGQLSVFAVPTIIIFFEGKEIIRVSRNVSIEILSDQIERYYQMIFG
- a CDS encoding sensor histidine kinase, with product MNEEEKKKSDEKILLKEIHHRVKNNLNIIIGLLELQSQNIEDVAVKEMFRESINRIRSMAIIHEYLYRSENQSAIDLSLYIESLADNLLAVYADIKKELMINYKMDSVFTDFDLAIPVGLIVNEIITNSIKHAFIERPKGKIDISLEKNNSKIKLTIKDDGIGVPVNLDIENSKSLGLQLIKLLVSQLNGDYKIYREDGTTVQIEIPFKELKPD